A region of Vigna radiata var. radiata cultivar VC1973A chromosome 6, Vradiata_ver6, whole genome shotgun sequence DNA encodes the following proteins:
- the LOC106763433 gene encoding uncharacterized protein LOC106763433 — translation MLFYDNEYGKNDGALLECKFCGKPRYKPRNTGATTTKEVPVXSMFYLPLIPRLQRMYASTQTAGHMTWHYHNRSTNGDLRHPCDGEAWKHFDKVYADFGMEPRNVRLGLCSNGFNPYVQASNIPYSCWPVIVTPYNLPPEMCMSKPYMFLSCLIPGPFNLKVRIDVFLEPLIDELKKLWTGVITYDISRKQNFILRVMLMWTINDFPAYGMLSGWSSHGKLACPHCMEHTKAFRLYHGAKNSWLDSHRRFLPNDHAFRRNKNAFKKGEVEMDDAPPYVTGEEVWNRINGYPKITENGAPRIDGYGEWHNWTKRSIFWDLPYWKHNLLRHNLDFMHIEKNFFDNIFNTVMNVAGKTKDNAKAQMDLALYCRRKDLELKSHINGNMYKPQANYTLSSDQTKQVCHWVKDLRMPDGYSSNLSRCVDVNRGKFIRMKSHDCHVFMECLVPIAFSSLPAHVLNPIIEISHFFRDLCSTTLNEDDLVKMEENIPFILCKMERIFPPSFFDCMEHLPIHLPYEARLGGPVHYRWMYPFERFMGYAKCSVKNKARVEGSICASYLHRETTNFCSHYFKNFMLTPQSSRNEVDTETESRTATLSVFVQPGRHSGRESTHWLSDQELRSAHVHVLINCNEVQPYLESETASVGASASSPLDPAEEERLRNQCWLDAAGGRYKGRVYGIGNVSSQNDCVDSYIRQTQASSSIQHPN, via the exons ATGCTTTTCTATGATAATGAATATGGTAAGAATGATGGCGCGTTGCTTGAATGCAAATTTTGTGGAAAGCCAAGATATAAACCACGTAACACGGGAGCAACTACTACAAAAGAAGTTCCTGTGAANTCAATGTTCTATTTGCCATTAATTCCTAGACTACAAAGAATGTATGCCTCAACACAAACTGCAGGACATATGACATGGCATTATCATAATAGGTCGACAAATGGTGATTTGCGTCATCCATGTGATGGAGAGGCTTGGAAGCACTTTGATAAAGTATATGCTGACTTTGGTATGGAGCCACGCAATGTACGACTCGGTTTATGCTCTAACGGTTTTAACCCATATGTACAGGCATCAAATATACCATATTCATGTTGGCCAGTTATTGTCACCCCTTACAATCTTCCTCCAGAAATGTGCATGTCTAAACCTTACATGTTCTTGTCATGTCTCATTCCCGGGCCATTCAATCTAAAGGTTCGCATAGATGTGTTCCTAGAGCCCTTGATAGATGAATTGAAGAAGTTGTGGACGGGTGTGATAACATATGATATTTCAAGgaaacaaaactttattttgagAGTCATGTTGATGTGGACAATTAATGACTTTCCTGCTTATGGTATGTTGTCCGGCTGGAGCAGTCATGGTAAACTGGCATGTCCACATTGCATGGAGCATACAAAGGCTTTTAGATTATATCATGGGGCAAAAAATTCCTGGCTTGACTCCCATCGAAGGTTTTTACCGAATGACCATGCCTTTAGGAGGAACAAGAATGCTTTCAAAAAGGGGGAAGTGGAGATGGATGACGCACCACCATATGTAACGGGAGAAGAAGTTTGGAATAGAATCAACGGTTATcctaaaataactgaaaatggtGCACCAAGAATTGATGGATACGGTGAGTGGCATAATTGGACGAAAAGAAGCATCTTTTGGGATCTACCTTATTGGAAGCATAATTTGTTAAGGCATAATCTTGATTTCATGcacattgaaaaaaatttctttgacaacatcTTTAATACTGTGATGAATGTTGCGGGCAAGACAAAAGACAATGCCAAGGCCCAAATGGATTTAGCTTTGTATTGTAGACGAAAAGATTTGGAGCTAAAAAGCCATATCAATGGAAACATGTACAAGCCACAAGCAAATTATACACTTTCTTCAGACCAAACAAAACAAGTCTGCCATTGGGTCAAAGATCTTAGGATGCCTGACGGATATTCTTCTAACTTGTCAAGGTGTGTTGATGTTAATAGGGGAAAGTTCATTAGGATGAAAAGCCATGACTGTCATGTGTTTATGGAATGCTTAGTTCCTATAGCGTTTAGTTCTTTACCGGCTCATGTTCTTAATCCCATTATAGAGATAAGTCATTTCTTCAGAGATTTGTGTTCTACGACATTGAACGAGGATGACTTggtgaagatggaagaaaatattCCCTTCATTCTGTGTAAGATGGAGAGAATATTTCCTCCCTCATTCTTTGATTGTATGGAACATCTCCCTATCCATCTTCCATATGAGGCAAGACTTGGTGGACCAGTCCACTATAGGTGGATGTACCCTTTTGAAAG GTTCATGGGATATGCTAAATGTTCAGTTAAGAATAAAGCTAGGGTTGAAGGATCTATTTGCGCATCATACTTGCATAGAGAGACAACTAATTTTTGTTCccattatttcaaaaacttcatgttaACACCACAAAGCAGTAGAAATGAAGTAGACACTGAAACAGAAAGCCGTACTGCAACATTATCAGTGTTTGTCCAGCCTGGTCGTCATTCTGGGAGGGAATCAACTCATTGGTTAAGTGATCAAGAATTGAGATCAGCTCATGTTCATGTTTTGATCAATTGCAATGAAGTTCAACCTTACCTTGA ATCTGAGACTGCATCTGTTGGTGCCTCAGCATCTAGTCCTCTAGACCCTGCAGAGGAGGAGAGATTGAGAAACCAATGTTGGTTAGATGCTGCTGGTGGAAGATACAAGGGACGTGTATATGGCATTGGAAATGTCAGTTCCCAAAATGACTGTGTGGATAGTTATATCCGACAGACACAGGCATCTTCTTCCATTCAGCATccaaattga